GCCAGGTTTCAACGATGTCTTGATCGCGCTCGGGGCGACCTGGTGGCCGGGCTTTGCGCGCCTTGCGAGGGCACAGGCGTTGGAGATACGTAGCAGACCCTACGTCATCGTCGCCAAGGCCGGCGGGGCCAGCAACAGGAGCATCATAGCAAGGCACATACTTCCCAACGCAATTTCTCCCCTGCTGGTGCTGATATCAGTCGACCTAGGGGCCGTCATCCTTGCTGAGGCAGGGCTGAGTTTTCTGGGTCTCGGGGTCAGGCCCCCAACCGCCGACCTGGGAGTCATGATAGCCGAATCCGCGAATCAAATCGCTACTTCTTGGTGGTACGCCTTATTCCCGGGCATCTTCCTCACTACCCTGGTGATCGGGTTCAACCTGGTGGGCGACACAATTAGAGACAGGCTCGACCCGAAGCTCCGGGTGGACATAGGGATGATGGACGCTGGCAAGCTGGGCCTTGGCAAGCTGGGGAGGCGCAACTGAACCGATGTCAGGCAACGCCGAACTCCTGACTGTCAACAATCTCTCCCTGGACTACCTTACTGCACAGGGGTCCACCCATGCCCTGAACGGAGTCAGCCTCTCTCTGAAGAAGTCGCAGATCCTGGGAATCGTCGGGGAGTCGGGATCGGGAAAATCGACCCTCGCGTATGCGCTGACCCGGCTGCTTCCACGAAACGCTGTGTACCGCTCAGGCGAGGTCCGCTTCGACGGGTTGTCCATGCTCGACCTTCCAGAGGAGAAGCTCCGTAGAATCCGTGGAAAGCGAATCTCCATGGTCTTCCAGGACCCGATGACATCCCTGAATCCCCTCTTCAAGGTGAAAGACCAGATAGGCAGGGTCCTCGAACTCCATAGGGGAGTCGACAGGGCCGAGGCGAAACGCCTTGCGGTGGGGCTTCTGAAGGCGGTTGAGCTTCCTGACCCCGAACAGGTGCTAGACTCCTATCCCTTCCAACTGAGCGGAGGAATGCAGCAGAGGACCATGATAGCGATGGCGCTTTCGACCCAGCCCGACCTGATAATTGCCGACGAGCCCACTTCCGCAGTCGACGCGACCATCCAGGTCCAGATCCTCGAACTTCTTTCACGGCTGAGGCGCGAGCACGAGTTCTCCATGCTCTTCATCACCCACAGCCTGAACGTGGTTTCAGCCGTCTGCGACTCGATCATCGTGATGTATGCCGGAAGCATTGTCGAAAGTGGAACAGTCTCCAAGATCTTCTCGTCCCCCAAGCATCCGTACACCCAGGCCCTCTTCGCGGCGGTTCCAAAGCCCAGGAAGAGCGTTGGCGAGGAAAAGATTCTAGCGTCAATAGGGGGGAGCCCTCCTGACCCTCAGGCCCTTCCTTCTGGATGCAAGTTCCATCCCAGGTGCCCCTATGTCTTCCTTAGGTGCAGGACAGAAGATCCCGCCTTCAGATTCGTTGAGCCGGGACACGCGGTGGCCTGCCACCTGTATCAGAGTTGATCATCGCTTGGAAACCCTAGTGTCCGTAAGATCTCTCAAGAAGTACTTCCCTGTGAGCCGCCTCCCGCTCACGAAGAAAGAGTACATCAAGGCCGTGGACGGCGTTAGCTTCGACATCGAGAAGAACACGGTGTTCGGCCTCGTCGGGGAATCAGGGTCCGGGAAGAGCACACTTGGCATGAGCATGATCAGGCTCATTGAGCCCACCTCGGGGAAGGTGACGATGGATGGCGTTGACGTGTTGAAACTGAAGGGAAAGGAGCGGATGAAGTGGAGCAGCCAACTCTCCTACGTCTACCAGAACCCCCTCTCCTCCCTGGATCCGACCTGGACGGTGAGGCAGTCCATCTCAGAGCCACTGGCATCGGCCCATGTCCCTGAGAGAGGGAGGGCGGAGATGGTTCTGCAATCACTCGCAAGCGTCGGTCTCCCTGATTATTTCCTGGAAAAGTTCCCCCACGAGCTGAGCGGGGGTCAGAGCCAAAGAGTGGCCATCGCCAGGGCGCTTGTGAGGCGGCCGAAGTTCATGATCCTCGACGAGCCCACCTCAGCGCTCGACGTCTCCATTCAGGCACAGCTTCTGAACCTCCTGATTGAGATCCAGACCGAGTTCGGCCTCACCTTCTTCTACATCTCACACGACCTGAACGTGGTCGGACGAATCTGCGACAGGATTGCGGTGATGTACCTCGGGAAGGTGGTCGAGATTGCGGACGTCTGGGCGCTCTTCAGCTCCCCCATGCACCCCTATACCCAAGCCCTGATTTCGACGACCCATTCCAAGTCTTTGAACTTCCTCGGCTTCCGACTGAGCGGTGAGCCCCCGAGCCCTCGGAACCCTCCGATGGGATGTCACTTCAACACAAGATGTCCATACGCTACCGACTTGTGCAAGAGCATCGAACCGGAACTCGCAGTCGTGAAGGGGGACCATCTCGTGGCCTGCCATAACCTCGACCTTGTGGCCCAGGGGAAGATTCAGGTCCCTGAGAACTTCCATCCGATCTCCACGAGCGGGGTCGAAACCGGAGGTCAGGTTGATTAACACTGGGCTGCGGGGCGAAGCTGCCTGTTGAAGTGGACCAAGCGAGCCGCCGTAGCCGTAATCGTGGTCACCCTCGCGATCTATGCGTTCCCTCCGCTGGTCTCGACTGCCCAGCCTTCGAAGATACAGCACATCATCTTCATCATCCAGGAGAACCACAGCTTCGACAACTACTTCGGGAAGTATCCGGGCGCGAACGGGTTCCCATCCGGGCTCGCCATCCCTGTAGACCCCAGCAATCCGACCTCCAAGGTATACGTTCCATATCTGCTCTCCGACGCCCAGCCCATCAATCTGACAGGCGATGAGCTCCCTCCTGGGGTATCCGATCCGATACAGTTGACCTTCAACCAGTCCCTGTTCCTACCGCACCATCTGAGCAGCGAGAGCGCCGGCCTCTTGACCAATTCCTGGGGCGCTGCGCATCAAGCCTATGCCAACGGCAAGATGAACGGGTTCATCACCGCCCAGGGAGGAAACACTGAAACCATGGGTTACTACGACATGAAGGACATCCCGTACTACTGGGACTACGCTGGCCACTACCTACTTGCTGACAACTTCTTCTCTTCTTTGATGGGTCCGACCTTCCCGAACCACCTGTACATCGCTTCTGGAGCCTCGGGCCCCGTAGCGGGGAACTACGGCTGGCTTGTGAACGGCTCCATCATCGCGAATCTGGGGGATTCCTATCCCTACAGTAGCCTGAGCCTCGGCTGGTCGACCCTCGCCCAGGAGATGTCGATGAAGAACGTCAGCTGGAACTGGTACGACGGGGACCCCGACGTCACAGTGGGAGGCGCTTGGAACGTCCTTCCACTTTTCGGCTACTTCCAGCACCACCCCGACCAGGTCACGCAGCACATCAAGAGCACCCAGTACTTCAGCCCTGACATCCAGGCGGGGAAGCTCGCCTCCGTTACCTGGGTCATCCCCGGCTCCTGGGAACCTCCCACGTACCCGTCGGGATGCTCAGGGGTCGACACCAGCGAACACCCGCCGGCTAGGAGTGACTGCGGGATGG
The genomic region above belongs to Nitrososphaerota archaeon and contains:
- a CDS encoding ABC transporter permease, translating into MNANSPRLKWTGRIARSIRPLLHQKMFLAGIIIVGTMVFIGIFAPWVSPYPDQGAGQTANTTCPTSAAGICPPSWQHLFGTEQTGRDIMSRIFFGIRTSITISVLVVMMAVAIGLAVGLTAGYFGGLIDEALMRITDIWLSFPHLILALVIVAVLGPGFNDVLIALGATWWPGFARLARAQALEIRSRPYVIVAKAGGASNRSIIARHILPNAISPLLVLISVDLGAVILAEAGLSFLGLGVRPPTADLGVMIAESANQIATSWWYALFPGIFLTTLVIGFNLVGDTIRDRLDPKLRVDIGMMDAGKLGLGKLGRRN
- a CDS encoding ABC transporter ATP-binding protein — protein: MSGNAELLTVNNLSLDYLTAQGSTHALNGVSLSLKKSQILGIVGESGSGKSTLAYALTRLLPRNAVYRSGEVRFDGLSMLDLPEEKLRRIRGKRISMVFQDPMTSLNPLFKVKDQIGRVLELHRGVDRAEAKRLAVGLLKAVELPDPEQVLDSYPFQLSGGMQQRTMIAMALSTQPDLIIADEPTSAVDATIQVQILELLSRLRREHEFSMLFITHSLNVVSAVCDSIIVMYAGSIVESGTVSKIFSSPKHPYTQALFAAVPKPRKSVGEEKILASIGGSPPDPQALPSGCKFHPRCPYVFLRCRTEDPAFRFVEPGHAVACHLYQS
- a CDS encoding ABC transporter ATP-binding protein; translation: METLVSVRSLKKYFPVSRLPLTKKEYIKAVDGVSFDIEKNTVFGLVGESGSGKSTLGMSMIRLIEPTSGKVTMDGVDVLKLKGKERMKWSSQLSYVYQNPLSSLDPTWTVRQSISEPLASAHVPERGRAEMVLQSLASVGLPDYFLEKFPHELSGGQSQRVAIARALVRRPKFMILDEPTSALDVSIQAQLLNLLIEIQTEFGLTFFYISHDLNVVGRICDRIAVMYLGKVVEIADVWALFSSPMHPYTQALISTTHSKSLNFLGFRLSGEPPSPRNPPMGCHFNTRCPYATDLCKSIEPELAVVKGDHLVACHNLDLVAQGKIQVPENFHPISTSGVETGGQVD